The Lycium ferocissimum isolate CSIRO_LF1 chromosome 10, AGI_CSIRO_Lferr_CH_V1, whole genome shotgun sequence genome window below encodes:
- the LOC132033407 gene encoding uncharacterized protein LOC132033407, with protein sequence MDSTDADMMEAESTAAPPQPPPPPSLMHSTTDQDGVVRGMLTMARQLIHQGQPSQALQAVVMAMRTKGGEHAVFQALNRAQELYRNKVQASVAADELASLFAECAIAEAIPTISQPSEHNTVDKPIEVDEHGTSILSETGRKQIMLDAFSDGSSFVCLQCGGLVSSHRKDEHYSFWCCKN encoded by the exons ATGGACAGTACAGATGCTGACATGATGGAGGCGGAGTCCACGGCGGCTCCACCGCAACCGCCGCCGCCGCCGTCATTAATGCATTCAACTACAGACCAGGACGGCGTCGTTAGAGGGATGCTTACCATGGCACGTCAGCTTATCCATCAAGGACAACCTTCTCAAGCTCTTCAAGCG GTGGTGATGGCCATGAGAACCAAAGGCGGTGAGCATGCTGTATTTCAAGCCCTTAATCGTGCCCAGGAGCTGTACAGAAACAAAGTACAGGCAAGTGTGGCTGCAGATGAGCTGGCTTCTTTGTTCGCTGAGTGTGCCATTGCTGAGGCCATCCCTACCATATCTCAACCTTCTGAACATAATACGGTGGATAAACCAATTGAAGTAGATGAGCATGGTACTTCAATACTATCTGAAACTGGCAGGAAACAGATAATGCTTGATGCATTCTCTGATGGAAGCAGCTTTGTCTGCTTACAATGTGGGGGTCTGGTTAGCTCCCATCGCAAAGATGAGCACTACTCATTCTGGTGTTGCAAAAACTGA